The following DNA comes from Colius striatus isolate bColStr4 chromosome 21, bColStr4.1.hap1, whole genome shotgun sequence.
GGGGGTCGGGCACGAACCGATGACTCCCCGAGAATCTCTCGGCGCCGGCgtggagtaaatcagcacgcgaaccgccccagccaccttcggagtcctgccgcggccgccagaaaactgctgcccgttcccgaaggaaaacacaaaacaaccgaggtcgtttcatgcggtgctttattgagggccctgcggacctgaggactagtgtccaaagtcagagcccccactaacagaaaatttcacagagtttatatactttccacaaatgattacttcatcaggtgcccgtgatgtttaccagttttcttagactttaggattatgttgtgctctttcatgtagttacttgagacaacgcttatctgaatccacaaccagaaatttccatagataacaaacaggtaaacattcaataacgatttctttgagaaaaacaagattcaggttcagcattcttcactaatctctttgctttgtttaagcaagaatgcacaagctctgcatgccccactagttccctagactgctaggttacatcaacatcccacactgctcactaggcctcgaaacagaccttagcctaactgcttctaactttccatatacagtaatgctaacaaggggactggagcatctttcatatgaggagaggctgcgggacctggggctgtttagtcaggagaagaggagactgaggagagatcttatgaATATTGACAACtgtctcaatggtgggtgtcaggacgcTGGGGCACCACTTTTTcccatggtatctagcaacaggacaaggggtgatgggatcaagctggaacacaaaaagttccatttcaacataggaaaaaactcttccagtgtttcagtgagggagccctggctcaggctgcccagggacggtgtggatgCCCCGTGCTGGGAGGtcatcaagacccgcctggacacgttcctgtgtgacctgatctaggtgggagctgcttctgcacttgggtggttaacagcagagcttCAACTgactgtcctggtcctgcccaaacaaaacccctgcacgctgtgggaggagaagaggtccctggagtgcagccagggcagtggctggggaaggcaggatgggctgcagctcccatgggaaagggcaaacccactGGTGGGATGGTCTGtgcccaggagcctggctgtgcttggtgggtgatgagaaaggatggggagactcgATGTGTGCCTCGAGGAGACTGAACCTTGTGGACAAGTAACGTGTGATGTGAGCTGTGTGTTGTAGGAAGCACCGCGGCAGGAACAGGCTGAGCTGATGAAGAACgaggtgtggaggctcgttggcgccccgcagcctccatttcccatcacccccagcgcctcGCTGCCGGCCAAAgctgcgggcgggagccgcggtgcctgccgggagttgtagttgtgcggcggcgcctgGCAGGAGGCCCCgtgcggcggggggggggcctcgggttcccagcgtgccccgcgcggagcccgcgcTCGTGCCCTGCGCGCGTGccggctcctcctcctcctccctcgggCTCCTCTTTGTCCTCGGGGTCTCTGTGAGAGGATTCTCGCCCTGGAAAGAGAAGATTCACAGTGCTCAGCggcacagagcagctccaggagagggacctggcagtgctgggggaaaacAAACCAGCCCCGAGCAGcagcttgtcctgttgctacgtACCAtaggaaaagggatgtcccgacctcctgacacccagcagtgaggtatttgtaaatgttaatgagctctcccctcagtctcctccagactaaacagccccagttcccgcagcctttcctcgtatggaagatgttccagtcccctgagcatcttggtggccctgcgctggccaCTCTCCACAAGTTCTGCGTCTCTTTTGTGCTGATGACAGGTTGCTCCTAAAACTTCTTGTGATTCCAACACACCAACTTTAATGCAGCTGTAAATGAGCCCAGCTCCACAGGGACTGAGCAATGGACTGAGGCACAACGTGCTGTGCAAACAGGCAGCTTTATTGACTACACTaagtctccttcagcctttgtGTGTGCTGAGAGGAGCGTGGGGAGGACAGAGCAGGGGTGGGACACAGGGGCTGCCCTTGGAGCAGCGGGCAGTGCCCCAGGGGGAAATGGTGGTGGCACAGCGCAGCCTGCGCTGGGTCctggccacgctgctgctcaAGCCCCTCTTCCCATCAGGAACCGCAGGAGCCCCCGCAGCAAACTCAGGAACTTCAACGCCTTCCGGCATGCAAAGGCACAGGACGTGGAGCTGCCTGGTTGTGTTGCACCTGGCCTTGGTGTCTGAGAGGGGGCTGAGGTGGACACAGGCTGTGAcagtggaggagctgctgcctcttcttgGTGCCATCCCATGTGCTCCAGGATCCAGTTATAAAAGTGCTGAGTGCTGGTGTAGATGCCAggctgtttttctcttgcacagcctttcccccagctggtcagtCCAACGACCCAGTAGTAGTCAGCGTGGCTGTCTTGGCAGGCGAGGGGACCACCACTGTCACcctacagcagagcagagaggaggaagggagtgttgggtggctgctgtcagcacagGGATGCTGGATGTGTGGAAGACAGAGGTTCTAGCACTGGGCTCTGGACCTAAGGGCTGCCAATTACACGGGATGGGTGTGTGGGACAAGGCAAGGGGCCCTGGGCAAGGAGATGatgatggggaaggggagggaagccccagcagtggtgggacagggctgtgggtgctgcagggggtGACTCGtagctgctcctacctggcaggtgtCGATACCACCCTGTGGGTAcccggcacacaggttgtagctgtgcacagcccctgtgtaccactggctgctgttacagaGCTTGGTATCGATGAGGTgaaccttggcctcctgcagcacatcGGATGGTTCTGGTTCtgtggctgtgagcacagcaaggaattagcccccagcagctctgggccacttGCCCTCCCCTGTCTGGCAAAGGCCTTCCCTGGGCCTCGGCTTTGCACCTACCCATAGACACACCAGACACGTCTTTCCCTTCAGTCTGGCTTTGGACAGTGGCTCAGAGCCCCGTCTGCAGCCTGATGTCCCCACAGCCTGACTGTGGCTCTCGCCTTGGCTCTCCTCACGCCCAACCcgtctccccagcgtgccaggcCTCGGGACACAAATGCTTTTACAAGGGGAACTCACATCGTGCAACTGTGGATCCCCAACCAGCCACCTGGCAGTTTTTCAGCTCCGACAGCTTCACGTCATCGGGTTGAGGCAAACAGGCCAGCTGGACGTGCTCATTGCACTGGATGGGCTGGTCCAGTTCCAGCACAGCAATGTCATTCTCAGCTGTGGCCTGCCAGTAGGCCTCGTGACGCAGCAGCCGCTTGATGCGTCGCACTTGGGCCTCGGGGCCCAGCTGAGACAACTTTGTGGTCCCGATCACCACGCGCCACTTGGCGATTTTCCTGGAGGgcagatggagagcagagggctcagagggagcacttgcctgcctcctgctcaccaAGGGCTCCAGGAATGGCCAGCCCCAGGCCGCTGgcgagcagcagcaccagcccagcgTGTGCCGAGCAcggctctgtgctgggctgggcagtgccCCGGCGCTGGCTGCTGCGTGGGAACGGGACGGGAGCGGCAGCAGTGGTGTAGGGatgccccttccctgctcctcctcacctgaacttg
Coding sequences within:
- the LOC133627493 gene encoding acrosin-like; the protein is MLPEEATLIRAHTTREGEAAETRSQSGNVPPQKEARPEAAAPQPRGSLLSCSHRPLRRDGSSSKAQLDSPLVPHTESPTPSIRNQRLCDISPGAEVLWAAASCGRQLKASSSGPLRVVGGTNAAPGTWPWIVSLQRPWGKRTKHFCGGSLINPQWVLTAAHCFDKFRKIAKWRVVIGTTKLSQLGPEAQVRRIKRLLRHEAYWQATAENDIAVLELDQPIQCNEHVQLACLPQPDDVKLSELKNCQVAGWGSTVARSTEPEPSDVLQEAKVHLIDTKLCNSSQWYTGAVHSYNLCAGYPQGGIDTCQGDSGGPLACQDSHADYYWVVGLTSWGKGCAREKQPGIYTSTQHFYNWILEHMGWHQEEAAAPPLSQPVSTSAPSQTPRPGATQPGSSTSCAFACRKALKFLSLLRGLLRFLMGRGA